A genomic segment from Tuwongella immobilis encodes:
- a CDS encoding alpha/beta hydrolase, with protein sequence MIVRRWVRLRWLAACFAAALLTGICSGGDLIIRLMAPSYDETVVKLKGRLVDHTFNGEVDRRFYSPALEEKRDLYVYLPPGYTPARQYPLLLWLHGFAQDERNLFPVAETFDRAICQGQLPPMIIATPDGSIMGRPSFNRSGSFYINSKAGNFEQYLANDVWNFLNRHYSIHPDREAHLISGASMGGFGSVNHAFKYRHRFGTILSLMPPLNLRYADCRGRYGEDYDPDCVSFRERLRPHTPLARFGGVVVIRQRQLSGPLFGIGRPAVERTAEENPIEMIDRLRIQPNEFHFFIGFGTRDEFNLDAQCEHFIDVAHKRGIGMTVVRVHDGKHDMETARECLPAIIRFLQPILEPYRVPLTP encoded by the coding sequence ATGATCGTGCGACGATGGGTTCGACTTCGTTGGCTGGCGGCCTGCTTTGCGGCGGCGCTCCTCACCGGAATTTGTTCCGGCGGGGATTTGATTATTCGGCTGATGGCCCCCTCGTATGATGAGACTGTTGTGAAACTCAAAGGGCGGCTTGTCGATCACACCTTCAATGGGGAGGTGGATCGTCGGTTCTACTCCCCCGCGCTCGAGGAAAAACGCGATCTCTATGTGTATCTGCCGCCGGGGTACACACCCGCACGACAATATCCGCTTCTGCTTTGGCTGCATGGCTTTGCGCAAGATGAACGCAACTTGTTCCCCGTGGCGGAGACGTTCGATCGGGCGATCTGTCAGGGGCAGCTGCCGCCGATGATTATCGCCACGCCGGATGGCAGCATTATGGGGCGGCCATCGTTCAATCGCTCGGGCAGTTTTTATATCAATTCGAAGGCGGGAAATTTTGAGCAGTATTTGGCGAATGATGTTTGGAACTTTCTGAATCGGCATTATTCGATTCATCCGGATCGGGAAGCGCATCTCATCTCGGGCGCATCGATGGGTGGATTTGGGTCGGTGAATCATGCGTTCAAGTATCGGCATCGCTTTGGGACAATTTTGTCGCTGATGCCGCCGTTGAATCTGCGTTATGCCGACTGTCGCGGTCGATATGGTGAAGATTACGACCCGGATTGCGTCTCGTTTCGGGAGCGATTACGACCGCACACGCCATTGGCGCGGTTCGGTGGCGTGGTGGTGATCCGCCAACGGCAGTTGTCCGGCCCATTGTTCGGGATCGGTCGGCCAGCCGTGGAGCGCACTGCCGAGGAAAACCCGATTGAGATGATCGATCGGCTGCGGATTCAACCGAACGAATTTCACTTCTTCATCGGCTTTGGCACTCGGGATGAGTTCAATCTGGATGCCCAGTGCGAGCACTTCATTGATGTGGCGCACAAGCGTGGCATCGGCATGACGGTGGTGCGTGTGCATGACGGGAAGCACGACATGGAGACGGCTCGAGAGTGCCTGCCGGCAATCATTCGATTCTTGCAGCCGATTTTGGAGCCGTACCGGGTGCCGCTGACGCCGTGA
- a CDS encoding S9 family peptidase, translating to MMKVLMLAIPALLLLTGRAAAVEPRPMQIDDLFAFQRVSDPQLSPDGTQLVYCQTNVSLEENKSSTAIYLVDLTKQPLTPRKLTNSGKHDRHPRWSPDGKRIAFESTRSGSNQIWLIDLSGGEARQLTRISTDASTAIWAPNGKHLAFVSAVYPEFSEQPFADADAANKKKIDEIAANPVKAKVFSRLFFRHWDSYVEDKRQHLFVIDLNDAGEVVGTPRNVTPGDRDAYPTSMTFSVGDDFCFSPDSTHLIFSAVPPKDEAWSTNMDLCRVSIQNRSTTWEPLTKDNPAADNGPKFSPNGKSLVYRAQRRAGFEADRWELMHVAVNADGSFAGKPVSLTQPDAIGLDRSIDGLAWVDDTHLLLTAEENGRTPIYRASIDAAGKASVQAIYTQHTCGELSVAGGKVAFTQSALHHPNEAFLALGIPLAGDEQLAAKNVSQANTELRAKLDLPRPESVTVKGDGGTPMQMFLLKPPGFDAKKKYPVAFLVHGGPQGAWNDGWSFRWNPEIWAAQGYVVALPNPRGSTGFGQKYVDEISGDWGGKCYRDLMAGADYVASLPYVDKDRMGAAGASFGGYMMNWFAVQTGRFKCLITHCGVWNFDSMYATTEELWFDEWEHGGPPWGGNRSSYEEFSPHRFAGNLSKFKTPTLIIHNDLDFRVPVSEGLQFFTILQRQGIPSRMVNFPDEGHWVTKPKNSAYWHKEVFAWLTKYVPPGGK from the coding sequence ATGATGAAAGTGCTGATGCTCGCCATCCCGGCGCTGCTTCTGCTGACCGGGAGGGCCGCTGCCGTGGAACCGCGACCGATGCAGATTGACGATTTGTTTGCCTTCCAACGCGTGAGCGATCCGCAGCTTTCGCCGGATGGCACCCAGTTGGTCTATTGCCAAACGAATGTCAGTCTGGAAGAGAATAAATCGTCCACGGCAATTTATCTGGTGGATCTGACCAAGCAACCGCTCACGCCGCGCAAGTTGACGAATTCCGGCAAGCACGACCGGCATCCGCGTTGGTCGCCGGATGGCAAGCGCATTGCCTTCGAATCGACACGCTCCGGATCGAATCAGATTTGGCTGATCGATCTCTCCGGTGGGGAAGCCCGACAGCTCACGCGCATTTCGACCGATGCCAGCACCGCGATTTGGGCTCCCAACGGCAAGCATCTGGCGTTTGTCTCGGCGGTGTATCCGGAATTCAGCGAACAGCCATTCGCCGATGCGGATGCCGCCAACAAGAAGAAAATCGACGAAATCGCCGCGAATCCGGTGAAGGCCAAGGTGTTCTCGCGTTTGTTCTTCCGTCATTGGGATAGCTATGTGGAAGATAAGCGGCAGCATCTATTCGTAATCGATTTGAACGATGCCGGTGAGGTGGTTGGCACGCCGCGCAATGTCACGCCAGGGGACCGCGATGCCTACCCCACGTCGATGACGTTTTCGGTGGGGGATGATTTCTGCTTCTCGCCAGATTCCACGCATTTGATCTTCTCGGCGGTGCCGCCCAAAGACGAAGCGTGGAGCACGAATATGGATCTGTGCCGCGTTTCGATCCAGAATCGCAGCACCACTTGGGAACCGCTGACGAAGGACAATCCGGCCGCGGACAATGGTCCGAAGTTTTCGCCCAATGGAAAGTCGTTGGTCTATCGGGCGCAACGTCGAGCGGGGTTCGAGGCGGATCGCTGGGAATTGATGCATGTCGCCGTGAATGCGGATGGCAGCTTCGCGGGCAAGCCGGTGAGTTTGACGCAGCCGGATGCCATTGGGCTGGATCGCTCGATTGATGGGCTGGCCTGGGTGGATGATACGCATTTGCTGCTGACGGCTGAGGAAAATGGCCGCACGCCGATTTATCGCGCATCGATCGACGCCGCCGGAAAGGCCAGTGTGCAAGCGATTTACACGCAGCACACCTGCGGCGAACTGAGCGTTGCGGGGGGGAAAGTCGCGTTCACGCAAAGTGCCCTGCATCACCCCAATGAGGCGTTCCTGGCGCTGGGGATTCCGCTGGCGGGGGATGAGCAGTTGGCGGCGAAGAATGTCAGCCAAGCGAATACGGAACTGCGTGCGAAGCTGGATCTGCCCCGCCCGGAAAGTGTGACGGTGAAGGGGGACGGCGGTACGCCCATGCAAATGTTCCTGCTCAAGCCGCCGGGGTTTGATGCCAAGAAGAAATATCCCGTGGCGTTCCTGGTTCACGGTGGTCCGCAGGGGGCGTGGAACGACGGCTGGTCGTTCCGGTGGAATCCGGAAATCTGGGCCGCGCAGGGGTATGTGGTGGCGCTGCCCAACCCGCGTGGTTCCACGGGGTTCGGTCAGAAATACGTCGATGAGATTTCCGGCGACTGGGGCGGGAAATGCTACCGCGATCTGATGGCTGGGGCCGATTATGTGGCGTCGCTGCCGTATGTAGACAAAGACCGCATGGGGGCTGCCGGTGCCTCGTTCGGCGGGTACATGATGAACTGGTTCGCCGTGCAGACGGGCCGCTTCAAGTGCCTGATTACGCACTGTGGTGTCTGGAATTTTGATAGCATGTATGCCACCACGGAAGAATTATGGTTTGATGAGTGGGAGCATGGCGGTCCCCCCTGGGGCGGAAATCGCTCCAGCTACGAAGAATTCTCGCCGCATCGCTTCGCGGGGAATCTCAGCAAGTTCAAGACGCCGACGCTGATTATCCACAACGATCTGGATTTTCGGGTGCCGGTGAGCGAAGGCTTGCAATTCTTCACGATTCTGCAACGGCAAGGGATTCCGTCCCGCATGGTGAACTTCCCCGATGAAGGACACTGGGTGACCAAGCCGAAGAATAGTGCATACTGGCACAAAGAAGTCTTCGCTTGGTTGACCAAGTATGTCCCGCCCGGGGGCAAGTAA
- a CDS encoding ribose-phosphate diphosphokinase: MMTPTKLKIFTGNANRPLAERIADSLGDSLGKLSVTRFPDGETSVRIEEDVRGRDVFIVQPTCHPVNENLMELLVILDAFKRSSPARITVVLPYYGYARQDRKDVGRVPITAKLVANLITAAGASRVLALDLHAAQIQGFFDIPLDHLHAAPVINEYIRKLEIPNDQLVVLSPDEGSIKRALSHQKKIGGSLAIVDKRRSTATETHQANLIGGDLRDKVAILFDDMISTAGSLVGAVNVAVQAGAREIYACATHGVLCGSAIERLKNAPIKQIIITDTIPLPPEKQLPNIKVVSVDFLVANAIKRIHHNESVSKLFE; the protein is encoded by the coding sequence ATGATGACCCCTACGAAACTGAAGATTTTCACTGGAAATGCCAACCGACCGCTCGCGGAGCGGATTGCCGACAGCTTAGGCGACAGTCTGGGCAAGTTGAGCGTGACCCGCTTCCCGGACGGGGAAACCTCGGTTCGCATTGAAGAGGATGTGCGCGGCCGCGATGTCTTCATCGTGCAGCCGACTTGCCATCCGGTGAATGAAAATCTGATGGAATTACTCGTCATTCTGGATGCGTTCAAACGCTCCAGCCCGGCCCGCATCACGGTGGTGTTGCCGTACTACGGGTATGCCCGGCAAGACCGCAAAGACGTGGGGCGGGTGCCAATCACCGCCAAACTGGTGGCCAATCTGATCACCGCCGCCGGGGCCAGTCGGGTGCTGGCGCTCGATCTGCACGCGGCGCAAATTCAAGGCTTCTTTGATATTCCGTTGGATCATCTCCATGCCGCGCCGGTGATCAACGAATATATCCGCAAGTTGGAAATCCCCAACGATCAACTCGTCGTCCTCTCTCCCGATGAAGGGTCGATCAAACGGGCGTTGTCGCACCAGAAGAAGATCGGCGGCTCGCTGGCGATTGTCGACAAGCGGCGCTCGACCGCGACGGAGACGCACCAAGCGAATCTGATCGGCGGCGATCTGCGAGACAAAGTCGCCATTCTGTTCGATGACATGATTTCCACGGCGGGTAGTCTGGTGGGTGCGGTGAATGTCGCCGTGCAAGCGGGGGCCCGCGAAATCTACGCCTGTGCCACGCACGGAGTGCTGTGCGGGTCGGCGATTGAACGGCTGAAAAATGCGCCGATTAAGCAGATCATCATTACCGACACGATCCCACTGCCGCCGGAAAAGCAGTTGCCGAATATCAAGGTCGTCTCGGTCGATTTTCTGGTCGCCAATGCGATCAAACGCATCCACCACAATGAGTCGGTGAGCAAGCTGTTTGAATAA
- a CDS encoding hemolysin family protein: MILFADADPVETSNWVVQTLSLLAIPVLVALNGFFVAAEFALVAIRRTRVEEMVQKGVPQAKAVNYACEHLDRTIAATQLGITIASIALGWVGEPVLAHLMEPLFSFLPPTWKTISAHGFATVIAFTIITFMHVVFGELMPKTVALQAPERTALWVAAPLIVFARITRPIIVIMNGTGNQLLKLCGFKPGGTEASVHSVEELSLLMEDVEEAGLLDADQVELVQNVFELTDKTVMDCMIPREKMACLDLNASSEQIMDAVRAGAHTRMPVFDGTLDNIVGIVNTKDLFYLFSLSGLVRLEDALYPATYLDPAETVANALRLFRKSRRPMALVRNEDDQILGVLTLEDVLEEIVGELEDEHDRPVAQYQRRGRRILRARFNNPGKNQPTNTPPTKPGNASKLNSDNG, encoded by the coding sequence GTGATTTTGTTCGCTGATGCTGACCCGGTGGAAACGTCAAACTGGGTCGTGCAAACTCTGAGCCTGCTGGCGATCCCGGTGCTTGTGGCGCTCAATGGCTTCTTCGTCGCGGCAGAATTCGCCCTCGTGGCGATCCGCCGCACTCGCGTCGAAGAAATGGTCCAAAAAGGGGTGCCGCAGGCCAAGGCTGTCAACTACGCTTGCGAGCATCTGGACCGCACCATTGCCGCCACTCAATTGGGGATCACCATCGCCAGCATTGCGTTGGGGTGGGTCGGCGAACCGGTTTTGGCTCACCTGATGGAGCCGCTGTTTAGCTTCCTGCCGCCGACGTGGAAAACCATTTCGGCGCACGGATTTGCGACGGTGATTGCCTTTACGATCATCACGTTCATGCACGTCGTGTTCGGCGAACTCATGCCCAAGACGGTGGCGCTGCAAGCACCGGAGCGAACTGCCCTTTGGGTGGCCGCTCCGCTGATTGTCTTCGCCCGCATCACCCGCCCGATTATTGTCATCATGAACGGCACGGGGAACCAACTGCTCAAGCTGTGCGGATTCAAGCCCGGTGGCACCGAGGCATCCGTGCATTCGGTCGAAGAATTGAGTCTGCTGATGGAAGATGTCGAAGAGGCGGGACTGCTCGACGCCGATCAGGTGGAGTTGGTGCAGAACGTCTTCGAACTCACGGATAAAACCGTGATGGATTGCATGATTCCGCGAGAGAAAATGGCCTGTCTGGATTTGAACGCCTCGTCGGAACAAATCATGGACGCGGTTCGGGCCGGTGCCCACACGCGCATGCCGGTTTTCGATGGCACGCTGGATAACATCGTTGGCATCGTCAACACCAAGGATTTGTTCTACCTGTTTAGTCTGAGTGGTCTGGTGCGCTTGGAAGATGCCTTGTACCCGGCCACCTATTTGGACCCCGCGGAAACCGTGGCCAATGCCCTGCGATTGTTTCGCAAGTCGCGTCGCCCGATGGCGTTGGTGCGAAACGAGGACGATCAAATTCTTGGGGTGCTAACGCTGGAAGATGTGCTGGAAGAAATTGTGGGCGAACTGGAAGATGAGCATGATCGTCCAGTCGCCCAGTATCAGCGTCGGGGGCGTCGAATCTTGCGAGCGCGATTCAACAACCCCGGAAAGAATCAGCCGACAAACACGCCGCCGACGAAGCCGGGGAATGCCTCGAAGCTGAATTCGGACAACGGCTGA
- a CDS encoding trypsin-like serine protease encodes MQSQSKPTSTSLRIETLDARIVPAVQAFDIAADVTQNPLFSGVVQFGDDSNDTTATGVLLSDGRHILTAAHTLELDPTAPVPTSANPLTVRFDVMTSGGLQQVFYTIPIENIIIHPDWTGTVDSGNDIAILKLPTLAPFGNGALGLGFDTYTGSAEPGSPFTFVGYGFAGTGSTGEVNGDSFPGTAVRLSIDATAGSFDLQVDDQIVTVPYNATDAELLELMFPDPEMRSSVYVEEISDPNTAGVIYEFNFSEVAQAVGDVPLVLIANTGALTGSASLNVFDQPSTTVHSELQQLIIDPGTTGDIELTFGNQSTVISSAADLNTIKFQLRTLLEDASIGSRRVEIFEAYDPSGGNRIILQAVFRNVDQSLFPAEGLPVLEATGINGFDGSVEGSRLLVAGEERIRRQGSNTFQMTAVLPTNLEATFPQPDVASPTDALLGAGDSGGPAFLEENGEYFIAGIASYGNGRTQFGDVSSWTRVSLFESFLSDAIPQTATPLVIDLAQQPTPTPVQRVDVTRQGSTITVLFDNVIYWQGSINEVSRIDLQNLTTTDVNVSPYLGVPFTPSEFVPVIPPTPPAPPVPPGPPVPPVIANPLTVTSVPSQGVIIVRNSDGSERFRITPYIGFTGGVQISTGDLNGDGVEDIVTGTSFGGGPHVRVFDGSNGAELASFLAFGGDFRGGVSVAIGNGTIATGAGAGGGPHVRTFMLDSTQPNGVRETGSFFAYAPTMTGGVNVAIDNLSGSLITSPASQFFAEVRIYAPIEGGWTQTGQFIAFGSNFTGGATVAAVNGRIIVGAGAGGGPVVNIRTIAGDDLTSFFAYEPRFSGGVRVAAISGNSPGILVGTGIGGAPLVKRFDFNGNLISTEFVGETTSRRGVYVG; translated from the coding sequence ATGCAATCCCAATCGAAACCAACCTCCACGAGCCTGCGGATCGAGACGCTCGACGCCCGGATTGTCCCAGCCGTCCAAGCCTTTGACATTGCCGCCGATGTGACGCAAAACCCGTTATTCTCCGGGGTTGTGCAATTTGGCGATGATTCCAATGACACCACCGCCACTGGCGTGCTGCTCAGCGATGGGCGACATATTCTCACGGCGGCCCATACGCTGGAACTTGATCCCACTGCACCCGTGCCCACCTCCGCCAACCCGCTCACCGTCCGATTCGACGTGATGACCTCCGGCGGATTGCAGCAAGTTTTCTACACCATCCCGATCGAAAATATCATCATTCACCCGGATTGGACCGGCACAGTCGATTCGGGCAACGACATCGCCATTCTGAAGTTGCCCACGTTGGCCCCGTTCGGCAACGGCGCACTCGGACTGGGCTTCGACACTTACACTGGCAGCGCGGAACCCGGCTCGCCCTTCACCTTCGTCGGCTACGGCTTTGCCGGCACGGGCAGCACCGGGGAAGTCAACGGCGACTCCTTCCCGGGCACCGCCGTGCGACTCAGCATCGACGCCACCGCTGGCAGCTTTGACCTGCAAGTCGATGATCAAATTGTCACCGTGCCATACAACGCCACCGACGCGGAATTGCTGGAACTCATGTTCCCCGATCCCGAGATGCGCAGTTCCGTCTACGTCGAAGAAATCAGCGACCCCAACACCGCAGGCGTCATTTACGAATTCAATTTCAGCGAAGTCGCCCAGGCCGTTGGCGATGTGCCGTTGGTGCTCATTGCCAATACCGGCGCACTCACCGGTTCCGCATCGCTGAACGTGTTCGACCAGCCCTCGACCACGGTGCACTCCGAATTGCAGCAGCTCATCATCGATCCGGGCACGACCGGCGACATCGAATTGACCTTCGGCAATCAAAGCACGGTCATCTCTTCGGCAGCCGATCTGAACACGATCAAATTCCAGCTTCGCACATTGCTGGAAGATGCCAGCATCGGCTCGCGGCGGGTGGAAATCTTCGAGGCGTATGATCCCTCCGGCGGCAACCGCATCATCCTGCAAGCGGTGTTCCGCAATGTCGATCAGTCGCTGTTCCCCGCCGAGGGGTTGCCGGTGCTGGAAGCCACGGGCATCAACGGCTTCGATGGCTCGGTCGAAGGCAGCCGGTTGCTCGTCGCTGGTGAAGAGCGCATCCGCCGCCAGGGGTCGAACACCTTCCAGATGACGGCGGTGCTGCCGACGAATCTGGAAGCGACGTTCCCGCAGCCCGATGTGGCATCGCCCACCGATGCGCTGTTGGGAGCGGGCGATTCGGGCGGGCCTGCGTTCCTGGAAGAAAACGGCGAGTATTTCATCGCCGGGATCGCCTCGTATGGCAACGGTCGCACCCAATTCGGCGATGTTTCATCATGGACACGCGTTAGTTTGTTTGAATCGTTCCTCAGCGATGCGATTCCGCAGACGGCCACACCGCTGGTCATCGATCTGGCCCAACAGCCCACGCCCACGCCGGTGCAGCGTGTCGATGTCACCCGACAAGGTAGCACCATCACCGTACTATTCGACAATGTGATTTACTGGCAAGGGAGCATCAACGAAGTCAGCCGCATTGACCTGCAAAATCTGACGACCACCGATGTGAACGTGTCGCCGTATCTGGGGGTTCCGTTCACTCCGTCGGAATTCGTCCCGGTGATTCCGCCGACTCCGCCTGCGCCGCCGGTACCGCCTGGCCCGCCGGTACCGCCGGTGATCGCTAACCCGCTGACCGTCACCAGCGTCCCCTCGCAAGGGGTGATTATCGTCCGCAATTCCGATGGCAGCGAGCGGTTCCGCATCACGCCGTACATCGGCTTCACGGGTGGCGTGCAGATCAGCACGGGCGACCTCAACGGCGACGGTGTCGAGGATATTGTCACCGGCACGAGCTTCGGCGGTGGGCCGCACGTCCGCGTGTTTGATGGCTCCAACGGCGCGGAACTCGCCAGTTTCCTGGCCTTCGGCGGAGACTTCCGCGGTGGGGTCTCGGTGGCCATCGGCAACGGGACCATCGCCACCGGAGCCGGAGCTGGAGGTGGGCCGCACGTCCGCACCTTCATGCTCGACAGCACCCAACCCAACGGCGTGCGAGAAACCGGCAGCTTCTTTGCCTATGCTCCCACCATGACCGGCGGGGTGAATGTTGCCATCGATAATCTCAGCGGGTCGCTGATTACGTCGCCCGCATCGCAATTCTTTGCCGAGGTGCGCATCTACGCCCCGATCGAAGGCGGCTGGACGCAAACTGGGCAGTTCATCGCCTTCGGCAGCAACTTCACGGGTGGAGCAACCGTTGCTGCGGTCAATGGGCGCATCATCGTCGGTGCGGGAGCGGGCGGTGGGCCGGTGGTGAATATCCGCACCATCGCCGGCGACGATCTGACCTCGTTCTTTGCGTATGAACCCCGCTTCAGCGGCGGGGTGCGTGTGGCCGCCATCAGCGGGAATTCGCCGGGAATCCTCGTCGGCACCGGAATCGGCGGCGCACCGTTGGTGAAGCGATTCGATTTCAACGGGAACTTGATTTCAACCGAATTCGTGGGAGAAACGACCAGCCGACGCGGCGTCTACGTCGGCTAA
- a CDS encoding fumarylacetoacetate hydrolase family protein translates to MQLAKVRRSTGDVHFGAIQNDQFHRFDGLADAPATLAALLHGPNPYATAKRLLEAAPTGESLSAFTLLAPIDEQEVWAAGVTYRRSKVAREEESVGAAQFYDKVYSAPRPELFFKATPARVIRPGDGVRVRSDSKWSVPEPEFALVVTPDLRIVGATIGNDMSARDIEGENPLYLPQAKIYDRSCSVGPVITLLEAMPKLPEVEIRLRIHRGGQLAFDGNTTLAALNRTPESLVEWLGKENAFPTGVILLTGTGIVPPDEFTLHIGDVITIGISGIGELVNPVVA, encoded by the coding sequence ATGCAACTGGCCAAGGTTCGGCGATCGACGGGCGATGTTCATTTCGGGGCAATTCAGAACGATCAATTCCATCGGTTTGATGGGCTTGCAGATGCGCCGGCGACGTTGGCGGCGCTGCTGCACGGCCCAAATCCATATGCCACGGCCAAGCGATTGTTGGAAGCTGCACCCACGGGCGAATCGCTCTCCGCATTCACGCTGCTGGCCCCGATCGACGAGCAGGAAGTTTGGGCGGCCGGGGTGACCTATCGCCGCAGCAAAGTGGCCCGCGAAGAAGAATCGGTTGGCGCTGCGCAATTCTACGACAAGGTGTATTCCGCACCGCGACCGGAACTGTTCTTCAAAGCGACGCCCGCGCGGGTGATTCGGCCCGGCGATGGGGTGCGAGTCCGCAGCGATAGCAAATGGAGCGTGCCCGAGCCGGAATTTGCGCTGGTGGTGACGCCGGATCTGCGAATCGTCGGGGCGACCATCGGCAATGATATGAGCGCCCGCGACATCGAAGGCGAGAATCCGCTGTATCTGCCGCAAGCGAAAATTTACGATCGCTCGTGTTCCGTGGGGCCGGTGATTACGCTGCTGGAAGCGATGCCGAAACTGCCGGAAGTGGAAATCCGGCTGCGCATTCATCGCGGCGGGCAACTGGCATTTGACGGCAACACGACGTTGGCGGCACTGAACCGCACGCCGGAAAGCCTGGTCGAATGGCTGGGCAAAGAGAATGCCTTCCCCACCGGCGTGATTCTGCTGACCGGCACTGGGATCGTTCCGCCAGACGAATTTACGCTGCATATCGGCGATGTCATCACCATTGGCATCAGCGGCATTGGCGAACTGGTCAATCCCGTGGTGGCGTGA